The proteins below come from a single Candidatus Zixiibacteriota bacterium genomic window:
- a CDS encoding NAD(P)-binding domain-containing protein gives METVIIWSTVILLGAAVFYIYYRQFRRTLAQSEQRKVEARALGIDRPKAQYPMINAALCIGCGSCAAACPEGDVIGVVWGTATIINGERCVGHGYCELACPVGALKVGLGDVRSRPDIPILNENNETTVPGIFIAGELGGISLIRNAIAQGQKVVSEIARRIGTSRHDRLLDVLIVGAGPAGLSAALTAIEHRLNYLVIDEKEVGGTILHYPRRKLVMTQPIDIPLYGRLDKDEYTKEYLMGMWQEIVQKYGVQVHSGERLQSIALQPDAAFEVATNHDRYHARNVVLALGRRGTPRKLEVPGEELPKVMYQLIDAQSYHGLDLLVVGGGDSAIEAAVGLAQQSGNRVSISYRKNGFFRVKKKNEDRVNALIREGRIKPIFESQVTEVAATAVSLKTPSGMVQIVNDYIFVFIGGVPPFEMLQQIGIRFGGEQQAAIADPVIEHRPR, from the coding sequence ATGGAAACTGTCATCATTTGGTCGACCGTGATCCTTCTCGGAGCGGCAGTATTCTATATCTACTATCGCCAATTCCGCCGCACTCTCGCTCAATCGGAGCAGCGCAAAGTGGAAGCTCGCGCGCTTGGCATTGATCGTCCCAAGGCGCAGTACCCGATGATCAACGCCGCCTTGTGCATTGGCTGCGGCTCGTGCGCAGCCGCCTGTCCCGAGGGCGATGTTATCGGCGTCGTCTGGGGCACCGCAACAATCATCAACGGCGAGCGCTGCGTCGGCCACGGCTATTGCGAACTGGCCTGCCCGGTCGGCGCGCTTAAGGTCGGACTCGGCGACGTACGCTCACGACCCGATATCCCGATCCTCAACGAGAACAACGAGACAACCGTCCCGGGCATCTTCATTGCCGGCGAATTGGGTGGTATCTCGCTGATTCGCAACGCCATTGCGCAGGGCCAGAAGGTCGTTTCGGAAATCGCGCGGCGCATCGGCACCAGTCGTCATGATCGCCTTCTCGATGTGCTGATCGTCGGCGCCGGTCCGGCCGGGCTCTCCGCCGCATTGACTGCGATCGAACACCGTCTGAATTATCTCGTGATCGACGAAAAGGAGGTCGGCGGCACCATCCTGCATTATCCCCGCCGCAAGCTCGTTATGACCCAGCCCATCGACATTCCCCTTTACGGTCGGCTCGACAAGGACGAATACACGAAGGAGTATCTGATGGGCATGTGGCAGGAGATTGTGCAGAAATACGGAGTGCAAGTTCACTCGGGTGAGCGGCTGCAATCGATCGCGCTCCAGCCCGACGCCGCCTTTGAGGTTGCCACCAATCACGACCGGTATCACGCGCGCAATGTCGTGTTGGCGCTTGGCCGCCGCGGCACGCCGCGCAAGCTCGAAGTCCCCGGCGAAGAACTGCCCAAGGTCATGTATCAACTGATCGACGCGCAGTCCTACCACGGACTTGACCTACTGGTGGTCGGCGGCGGTGACAGCGCCATCGAAGCGGCGGTCGGCCTGGCACAGCAATCCGGCAATCGCGTGAGCATTTCCTACCGCAAGAACGGCTTCTTCCGGGTCAAGAAAAAGAACGAAGACCGCGTCAATGCCTTAATCCGCGAAGGCCGCATTAAGCCGATCTTCGAGTCGCAGGTGACGGAAGTCGCAGCGACCGCGGTGTCGCTGAAGACCCCCTCCGGTATGGTGCAGATCGTCAACGACTACATCTTCGTGTTCATCGGCGGTGTGCCGCCATTTGAGATGCTCCAGCAAATCGGCATCCGTTTCGGCGGGGAACAGCAAGCTGCAATTGCCGATCCGGTTATCGAACACCGTCCGCGTTAG
- a CDS encoding MotA/TolQ/ExbB proton channel family protein gives MADSKQDQEYSDPVYKRGNYLVSALATVVVLLIAGLVIWRIHANAVTKIQTSLQQQAQQGVADEQRQEFALSVTTDPVGFDLANFMQANYPTIVLLTYFALAALGLAAVVRFVIFMISSARRKQYYPDDAELEHFLHQKFQTWDDFYHYTLKQNHRQTRFWRILKDSVMVTNASGRYDHLYLHFRNRIDRITESMDEMSMYDSIATASPAAGFFGTLIGFLYIFSQGQSAANLSHSLEFAVGLKVAIITSLWGLLNLGTAIAAAYFSRRVIDQIHHQMVVRAVAVCEIVESLQIPQQIHETEAVLAHSKEHAGVRS, from the coding sequence ATGGCAGACTCGAAACAAGATCAAGAATATTCCGATCCGGTCTACAAGCGCGGCAATTATCTGGTGTCGGCGCTGGCGACCGTTGTGGTCCTGCTGATTGCCGGTCTGGTCATCTGGCGCATACACGCGAACGCCGTCACCAAGATTCAGACGTCGTTGCAACAACAGGCACAGCAGGGCGTCGCTGACGAACAGCGCCAGGAGTTCGCCTTGTCGGTCACCACTGATCCGGTCGGATTCGACCTGGCCAACTTCATGCAAGCCAATTACCCGACGATCGTGCTGCTGACCTACTTTGCTCTGGCTGCGCTCGGTTTGGCCGCCGTCGTACGCTTCGTCATTTTCATGATCTCGTCCGCGCGCCGGAAGCAGTACTATCCCGACGATGCCGAGCTGGAGCATTTCCTGCATCAGAAGTTCCAAACTTGGGACGACTTCTATCACTATACGTTGAAGCAGAACCACCGCCAAACTCGATTCTGGCGCATCCTGAAGGACTCGGTGATGGTGACCAATGCTTCCGGGCGCTACGACCATCTCTACCTGCACTTCCGCAATCGCATCGATCGCATCACTGAAAGCATGGACGAGATGAGCATGTACGACAGCATTGCGACGGCCTCGCCGGCCGCCGGTTTCTTCGGCACGCTCATCGGCTTCTTGTACATTTTCAGCCAGGGCCAGAGCGCGGCGAATCTGTCGCACTCGCTGGAATTCGCGGTCGGTTTGAAGGTTGCGATCATCACGAGCTTGTGGGGTCTGCTGAACCTCGGCACCGCGATTGCGGCCGCCTATTTCTCACGCCGGGTGATTGACCAAATTCACCATCAGATGGTAGTGCGTGCCGTCGCGGTCTGCGAAATCGTCGAATCGCTGCAAATTCCGCAGCAAATCCACGAGACTGAGGCCGTGCTGGCGCACAGCAAGGAGCACGCCGGTGTCCGCTCGTAG